TTCTGTAGTGTAATCTGAACACCCCCAGGGATGACGAGGGGTTCTGTAGTGTAATGTGAACACCCCAGGGATGACAGGGGTTCTGTAGGTAATGTGAACACCCCCAGGGATGACAGGgtgttctgtagtgtaatgtGAACACCCCAGGGATGACAGGGGGTTCTGTAGTGTAATGTGAACACCCCAGGGATGACAGGGGGTTCTGTAGTGTAATGTGAACACCCCAGGATGACAGGGTGTTGTAGGGGGTTCTGTAGTGTAATGTGAACACCCCCAGGATGACAGGGGGTTCTGTGTGTAATGTGAACACCCCCCAGGATGACAGGGGGTTCTGTAGTGTAATGTGAACACCCCCCAGGATGACAGGGGGTTCTGTAGTGTAATGTGAACACCCCCAGGATGACAGGGTGTTCTGCAGTGTAATGTGAACACTTTCCCCAGGATGACAGGGTGTTGTAGGGGTTCTGTAGTAATTGAACACCCCCAGGATGACAGAGGTGTTGTAGGGGGTTCTGTAGTGTAATGTGAACACCCCCAGGGATGACAGGGGGTTCTGTAGTGTAATGTGAACACCCCCAGGATGACAGGGTGTTGTAGGGGTTCTGTAGTGTAATATGAACACCCCCCAGGATGACAGGGTGTTGTAGGGGGTTCTGTAGTGTAATGTTGAACACCCCCAGGGATGACAGGGGGTTCTGTAGTGTAATGTGAACACCCCAGGGATGACAGGGGTTCTGTAGTGTAATGTGAACACCCCAGGGATGACAGGGGTTCTGTAGTGTAATGTGAACACCCCAGGGATGACAGGGGGTTCTGTAGTGTAATGTGAACACCCCCAGGGATGACAGGGGGGTTCTGTAGTGTAATGTGAACACCCCCAGGGATGACAGGGGGTTCTAGTAGTAATGTGAACACCCCCAGGATGACAGGGGGGTTGTAGGAGGTTCCCTAGTGTAATGTGAACACCCCCAGGATGACAGGGGTTCTGTAGTGTAATGTGAACACCCCCAGGATGACAGGGGGGTtatgtagtgtaatgtgaacACCCCCAGGATGACAGGGTGTTGTAGGGGGTTCTGTAGTGTAATGTGAACACCCCCAGGATGACAGGGTGTTGTAGGGGTTCAGTAGTGTAATGCCGAACACCCCCAGGATGACAGGGTGTTGTAGGGGGTTCTGTAGTGTAATGTGAACACCCCCAGGATGACAGGGTGTTGTAGGGGGTTCTGTAGTGTAATGTGAACACCCCCCCAGGATGACAGGGTGTTGTAGGGGGTTCTGTAGTGTAATGCTGAACACCCCCAGGATGACAGGGTGTTGTAGGGGGTTCTGTAGTGTAATGTGAACACCCCAGGATGACAGGGGGTTCTGTAGTGTAATGTGAACACCCCCAGGATGACagggggttctgtagtgtagtgtgaacACCCCCAGGATGACagggggttctgtagtgtagtgtgaacACCCCAGGATGACAGGGGGTTCTGTAGTGTAATGTGAACACCCCCAGGATGACAGGGGGTTCTGTAGTGTAATGTGAACACCCCCAGGATGACAGGGTGTTGTAGGGGGTTCTGTAGTGTAATGTGAACACCCCCAGGATGACAGGGGGTTCTGTAGTGTAATGTGAACACCCCCAGGATGACAGGGTGTTGTAGGaggttctgtagtgtaatgtGAACACCCCCCAGGATGACAGGGGGTTCTGTAGTGTAATGTGAACACCCCCAGGATGACAGGGGGTTCTGTAGTGTAATGTGAACACCCCCAGATTGACAGGGTGTTGTAGGGGGTTCTGTAGTGTAATGTGAACACCCCCAGGATGACAGGGGGTTCTGTAGTGTAATGTGAACACCCCCAGGATGACAGGGTGTTGTAGGGGGTTCTGTAGTGTAATGTGAACACCCCCAGGATGACAGGGTGTTGTAGGaggttctgtagtgtaatgtGAACACCCCCCAGGATGACAGGGGGTTCTGCTAGTGTAATGTGAACACCCCCAGGATGACAGGGGGGTTCTGTAGTGTAATGTGAACACCCCCAGGATGACAGGGGGTTCTGTAGTGTAATGTGAACACCCCCAGGATGACAGGGGGGTTCTGTAGTGTAATGTGAACACCCCCAGGATGACAGGGTGTTGTAGGGGGTTCTGTAGTGTAATGTGAACACCCCCAGGATGACAGGGGGTTCTGTAGTGTAATGTGAACACCCCCCAGGATGACAGGTTCTGTAGTTTCCAATTCTTTAATAGTTGTTCTGATCGTTGTAATGTAATAAACCGTCTCTATAAAACAGCAGCAGGTGAGATGGTCCGAGAGGCTGATCTGAGATCAGTTTAGTGCTACTCACATCCTCTGCTTTGGAGCCCTGTTCCTGAAGATGGGCTGAGGGTCTGATCTGAGATCAGTTTAGTGGTACTCACATCCTCTGCTTTGGAGCCCTGTTCCTGAAGATGGTCTGATCTGAGATCAGTTTAGTGCTACTCACATCCTCTGCTTTGGAGCCCTGTTCCTGAAGATGGTCTGATCAGAGATCAGTTTAGTGGTACTCACATCCTCTGCTTTGAAGCCCTGTTCCTGAAGATGGTCTGATCTGAGATCAGTTTAGTGCTACTCACATCCTCTGCTTTGGAGCCCTGTTCCTGAAGATGGTCTGATCTGAGATCAGTTTAGTGCTACTCACATCCTCTGCTTTGGAGCCCTGTTCCTGAAGATGGTCTGATCAGAGATCAGTTTAGTGGTACTCACATCCTCTGCTTTGAAGCCCTGTTCCTGAAGATGGGCTGAGGGTCTGATCTGAGATCAGTTTAGTGCTACTCACATCCTCTGCTTTGGAGCCCTGTTCCTGAAGATGGGCTGAGGGTCTGATCTGAGATCAGTTTAGTGGTACTCACATCCTCTGCTTTGGAGCCCTGTTCCTGAAGATGGTCTGATCTGAGATCAGTTTAGTGCTACTCACATCCTCTGCTTTGGAGCCCTGTTCCTGAAGATGGTCTGATCTGAGATCAGTTTAGTGGTACTCACATCCTCTGCTTTGGAGCCCTGTTCCTGAAGATTCCTCTGCAGCTCCTCCACCTGACTCTGACCCTCAATCAGTCTCTGGTTCAccagtctgaacacacacacacacacacacacacacacacacacacacacacacacacacacacacacacaccatgtttcAGCGCACGGGGTAGGGGGGGGTACAATCAGGATTAGAACTAGGTTTAGAGACAATAGGATTTTTAATAGAAATTGATTTTAGGTATTCACAAGGACAAACATATGTAGTGTGTAtaaagtgtgtgtatagtgtgtgtgtagtgtgtgtgtgtatactgtgtatactgtgtatagtgggtatagtgtgtgtagtgggtatagtgtgtgtgtgtagtgtgtgtgtagagtgtgtgtgtatagagtgtgtatatagagtgtgtgtgtagagtgtgtgtgtatagagtgtgtatatagagtgtgtgtatagtgtgtgtgtgtgtagtgtgtgtgtagtgtgtgtgtatagtgtgtgtgtatagtgtgtgtgtgtagtgtgtgtgtgtagtgtgtgtgtgtagagtgtgtgtgtagagtgtgtgtgtagagtgtgtgtgtagagtgtgtgtgtagagtgtgtgtagtgtgtgtgtgtagtgtgtatagtgtgtatatagtgtgtgtgtatatagtgtgtatagtgtgtatatagtgtgtgtgtatatatagtgtgtatagtgtgtatatagtgtgtatgtgtgtgtgtgtagtgtgtgtgtagtgtgtgtgtgtgtgtgtgtgtgtagagtgtgtgtagtgtgtgtgtagagtgtgtgtagtgtgtgtgtagtgtgtgtgtatagtgtgtgtagagtgtgtgtgtagagtgtgtatatagtgtgtgtgtagtgtgtgtgtagtgtgtgtgtagagtgtgtgtagagtgtgtgtagagtgtgtgtagagtgtgtgtagtgtgtgtgtagtgtgtgtagagtgtgtgtagagtgtgtgtagagtgtgtgtatgtgtgtgtagtgtgtgtgtagagtgtgtgtagagtgtgtgtagtgtgttgtgtagtgtgtagtgtgtgtggagtgtgtgtggagtgtgtgtagagtgtgtgtagagtgtgtgtagtgtgtgtgtgtagagtgtgtgtagagtgtgtgtagtgtgtgtgtgtagagtgtgtgtagtgtgtgtagagtgtgtaagTAGTGTGTAAgtagtgtgtaagtgtgtgtgtagagtgtgtgtagagtgtgtgtagagtgtgtgtagagtgtgtgtagtgtgtgtagtgtgtgtaagtAGTGTGTAAGTAGTGTGTAAGTAGTGTGTAAgtagtgtgtaagtgtgtgtgtagagtgtgtgtagagtgtgtgtagtgtgtgtagtgtgtgtagtgtgtgtagagtgtgtaagTAGTGTGTAAgtagtgtgtaagtgtgtgtgtagtgtgtgtagtgtgtgtagagtgtgtagagtgtgtaagTAGTGTGTAAgtagtgtgtaagtgtgtgtagagtgtgtgtagagtgtgtgtagtgtgtgtgtgtagagtgtgtgtagtgtgtgtagtgtgtgtagtgtgtgtagagtgtgtgtagagtgtgtaagTAGTGTGTaagtagtgtgtgtagagtgtgtgtagagtgtgtgtagagtgtgtgtagagtgtgtgtagagtgtgtgtagtgtgtgtgtagagtgtgtgtagagtgtgtgtagagtgtgtgtagagtgtgtgtagagtgtgtaagtagtgtgtgtagtgtgtgtagtgtgtgtagtgtgtgtgtagagtgtatgtagtgtgtatgtagtgtgtaagtagtgtgtgtgtagagtgtgtgtagtgtgtatatagtgtgtatagtgtgtgtagagtgtgtgtagagtgtgtagagtgtgtgtagtgtgtgtgtagtgtgtgtgtagagtgtatgtagtgtgtatgtagtgtgtaagtagtgtgtgtgtagagtgtgtgtagtgtgtatatagtgtgtatagagtgtgtgtagtgtgtgtgtagtgtgtgtgtagtgtgtgtgtagagtgtgtgtagagtgtgtgtagtgtgtgtgtagagtgtgtgtagtgtgtgtgtagtgtgtgtgtagtgtgtgtgtagagtgtgtatatagtgtgtaagtagtgtgtgtgcacctgttttCTGTCTCCAGTTCATTCTTCCTGCTGTTAGCGTCCTCCAGTAGACTCTGCAGCAGAGCGATCTTCTCGTTATCGGACCCCTCCTGGGCCAGCTTCAACATGTTGTTCTCATGCTGCAGTCTGATCAGCTTCTCTCTGGAACAGAGGACCAGCACGTTACCGACATTACTATCTAACACATTACCGACATTACCCTCCACCAGGTTACCGACATTACCGTCCAACAGGTTACCGACATTACCCTCCACCACGTTACCGACATTACCCTCCACCACGTTGCCGACATTACCCTCCACCACGTTGCCGACATTACCCTCCACCACGTTGCCGACATTACCCTCCACCACGTTGCCGACATTACCCTCCACCACGTTGCCGACATTACCCTCCACCACGTTGCCGACATTACCCTCCACCACGTTGCCGACATTACCCTCCACCACCTAGCCGACATTACCCTCCACCACCTAGCCGACATTACCCTCCACCACCTAGCCGACATTACCCTCCACCACCTAGCCGACATTACCGTCCACCACCTAGCCGACATTACCGTCCACCACCTAGCCGACATTACCGTCCACCACCTAGCCGACATTACCGTCCACCACCTAGCCGACATTACCGTCCACCACCTAGCCGACATTACCGTCCACCACCTAGCCGACATTACCGTCCACCACCTAGCCGACATTACCGTCCACCACCTAGCCGACATTACCGTCTAACAGGTTACCAACATTACCGTCTAACAGGTTACCGACATTACCCTCCACCACGTTACCAacattaccctccaccacattgACATTAGCTATTATACAGCTTCAACATCTTCATGTTGTTTAAacgtatgtaaattgtaaagtattttgtctgtgaTGTTTTTGTCAGTTATGTGTCCGACcgcagtaagactagctgtctccatggcgtcggctaatggggacaGCAGCGGTCAGGCTGCCCGTGGGGGTTACGGCAGCGGACAGGCTGCCCGTGGGGGTTACGGCAGCGGACAGGCTGCCCGTGGGGGTTACGGCAGCGGTCAGGCTGCCCGTGGGGGTTAGAGCAGCGGTAAGGCTGCCTGTGGGGGTTAGAGCAGCGGTAAGGCTGTCTGTGGGGGTTAGAGCAGCGGTAAGGCTGCCTGTGGGGGTTACAGCAGTGGTAAGGCTGTATTCAAACTAGAGATATTCATTCACAAATCCACTTGTACCCGAATACCTGAGACCCGATGCGGGTCTGGATTcagaattctaaataatgtcacgGGTTTGGGTTGGATCTGATCTGATATGATTGgttggatctgatatgattgGTTGGATGTGATATGATTGGTTGGATGTGA
Above is a genomic segment from Salmo salar unplaced genomic scaffold, Ssal_v3.1, whole genome shotgun sequence containing:
- the LOC123731934 gene encoding protein Hook homolog 3-like; this encodes HGSTGNNEGSDSLAEEIITPEIREKLIRLQHENNMLKLAQEGSDNEKIALLQSLLEDANSRKNELETENRLVNQRLIEGQSQVEELQRNLQEQGSKAEDVSTTKLISDQTIFRNRAPKQRM